The following is a genomic window from Pyricularia oryzae 70-15 chromosome 5, whole genome shotgun sequence.
TCAAAAAAGCCGTATTGAATTGGCATACATGCATAACGCTATGGTAATCGAAGAACAGGTGCCAGACCATCAAATGCCTGCCTCGGTCTCGATACTTGAGTTCAAGCAGACAATCAGCCATGATACCGGCCCCGAACACATCGGGCTGAATTATAGCTGCTCAAGGTACCCTGCAGGACATTAAGAACGCAAAATGCTCCATCTTTCCTTGTACTACAACAGCCAAACCTTACTGGACGTTGGCTCCGAACGAGTTGACCTGGAAGGTGGTCTGGCCGCCCGTGAATGGCTCGGTGCCGAATTGGAAGGCTGTGGAAAAGGAAGGGTACAAGTTAGTACAGAGCAGTGACATACGCAGACATGTCCAGAAACGGCAGAGGGGATGCTTACTAGTAAGGTATTGCTGGCTGGCCGGGAATCCTTGGCTCTGCTGCAGGTAGGTGAAGAACTGCTTGATGTCGGCGTTGAAATAGGTGATGGCGCCCTGGGTGGTGACGAAGCTGTAGACGCGCATGCCGTTGTTGAGACCGCTCCACAGCTGCCAGTTGCGGCcgccgacgttggcgttgccgaTCTGGCTGCCGATGGGCTGGACATCGCCGTACCGGCCGAGCCAGACCATGAGCTCGTAGTCGCCGTGGGTGTTGTCACGGTTCGGGTCGGTGCTGGTGAAGAGGTCGTAGGCGACGTTGGCGCGGATGTTCCCGTTGTTGTAGTTCCACTGCACCACGCTGGGCATGGAGTTTATGCTGGCGATGGTGCGGCCCCTCTGGATGGTTCGGCCCGAGTAGGGGTAGCTCTTGACGTTGTTCTGGCCGCCCGACCACTGCCACGTGCTGCGCCAGCTGACGTGGTTCGCAGAGCTGCTGTCGATGTAGGTGCACTGCGATCCGCTGCCAGAGTCCTTGCCCCACATGTTGTTGTTGACGTAGTAGCCGTTGCCCGACCAGTAGCCGTACTGGTCGCACAGCGTCTGGATCTGCCGGCCCTCGAGGACCGCGGCGGCTTCAGCGGCCGGGGATGGTGTCatcggcgccgccgaggcgagcgagacgaggaagaggagcgCTGCGGAGGTCTTCATCTTGAGGCTCTACGGTTACGAGATTtccgaagaaaaaagaatgtTTGTAGATGTCGTCTTGGGCGTGGCAAGCACAAAGAGGCCATTGTTATCGATGATCAAAGGCAGAACGGATGTCTTTATATAGGTAGGCAAGGGGAGCCCCATACGAGAAGATTTCCATTCCTTGTACAGAACCTCAAAGATTTGCCTCCGTTCCGCAACAGGTCCATGATACTACCCCAAGGCAAAGGGGCGCCGAAGAAGCGGCCCGACGACGCTGCCATGATGGGTCTCgtaataacgttgcgtaccccctgttcggcaccccccctgttcggcacccaaaaataacaacacttttatttttatcctccaacttctattataaatatctcgatgaatctgtcacttttggatttacttttttctgattttaattctccattttccaatgaagcaatatactgaaaaacagcttatatctgcaattaacgacgtcaataatggcaatccaattgcaaaaacctcccgaaaatggggaatacctaggtctacacttcaaagtcgacttaaaggttctcaaccttataaaaaagcacaaagcccttttcaaaggctttccacggaacaggaaaagcatttggctgattgggtacttacccaaacagctttagggcttccgccaacgcatcaagaattacgcttttttgccgaacgaattcttcaagccgccggagagacaaaaggccttggaaaacgttggataactcgttttttggctcgttatccaatccttaaaacccaaaggccccgtcgaatagataacgcccgggttaatggcgctactacggaggtaattaaatcttggtggctttatattacgaacccggttattaacgctattaaaccggaaaaccgttggaatatggacgaaaccggtataatggaaggcaaaggatctaatggcctagtattagggcttaacgggatccggccgttgcaacgaaaagagcccggaacgcgtggttggacgactataatcgaatgtatatcggctacgggcgttgccctccctcccctcgttatatttaagggaaaaaacgtacaacaacaatggtttcccacggatttaagccctttcgataattggcaatttcatgcaaccgaaaacgggtggacaaataaccaaacggctatcgaatggttaaaaaaggtgtttattccgtatacccaacctttaacccctgaaaagcggttattagttttggatggccatggatcacatataacggacgaatttatgcttctttgcttgcaaaataatattcaactcctatatttaccccctcattcgtcacacgttcttcaaccattggatctatcggtttttgggccgttaaaagaagcttatcgacgtcaacttggatttgttagccaattttgctgtttaacagttattggaaaacgaaatttcctactttgttatcgaaaagccagattaaaagcatttatagcaaaaaccattcaatctggttg
Proteins encoded in this region:
- a CDS encoding endoglucanase-1, coding for MKTSAALLFLVSLASAAPMTPSPAAEAAAVLEGRQIQTLCDQYGYWSGNGYYVNNNMWGKDSGSGSQCTYIDSSSANHVSWRSTWQWSGGQNNVKSYPYSGRTIQRGRTIASINSMPSVVQWNYNNGNIRANVAYDLFTSTDPNRDNTHGDYELMVWLGRYGDVQPIGSQIGNANVGGRNWQLWSGLNNGMRVYSFVTTQGAITYFNADIKQFFTYLQQSQGFPASQQYLTTFQFGTEPFTGGQTTFQVNSFGANVQ